The window CATTCATGGCGCGACAACGCAGGCGACGCTGAGCTCATCATGAGTCACCTAGTCCCCGTTGTACAGTGTGGCTGAAACCGCCGCCGGCAGCGTCGCAGGAGCATGGACCGCCCTGGCAGCCGCCGCCGCAGTAGGCCTTGCCGTTACCGCAGTAGCCATCCCTGCCGCAGCACAGATTGTCGTCGCACACACGACCACAGCCTCTGTTGCCGCACCGCTTAAGGTCCGAGCTGCAACAGGCTCCGCTCTGGCACCCAGTCCCGCAGAAGGGAGGGCCAAGACCGCACCAACCTGCGTGGCTGCAGCAGAAGTTCCCGGGGCATGGCCTGTGGCTGCCGCATTGCATGCCCTGCGAGCACGCGCCGCTCTGGCAGCCAGCGCCGCAGTACTCGTTGCCGAACCCGCAGACCCCGTCTTGGCCACAACACTGGTTGTTGGGGCACGTCTTGCCGTCGTTCTGCGAGCCACACCGCAAGCTCACGCAGCAGGCGCCGCTTTGGCAACCCTCGCCGCAGAAGTCGGGGCCTAGGCCACACTGCCCATCCTTGCTGCAGCACTTGTTGTCGGGGCACTCCATGCGGCCAGCCTGCTCGCCGCACACCGGGTCCCAGCCGTGGGTGCCATAGCCAAGGCAGCCGAGGAGCACACCCAGCGTGAGGACATTCAGAATCATGGCCGGAGTAAATATCTATATATGTATGTGTACGGGTGAAGTGCGGACTATATGTAAGGGCGCTCCACTTATATAGGCAAGCTCAAGCTGGCCTTCACCCTTTCTCCTTATCTTCTTCATATACTCCTTCGATCCCACGGTGTAAGATCATTTTTTGCAAGCAAAAAGAAGTAAGTATTACTCGCTCTCTAATGAAATATAAGCATAGTTTTAAATAGCACGCTAAGCCTCTTAGCAACAGACCTCTTCTAAACGTTAAATCGCGgtatttaaaatgtttgttcatgTGTTTCCATCAAAGTACCTTAGCCTAATACCTCCTGCAAATGCTATAGCGTACTATGATGTGCTATTTTGAACCATGGATATAAAAGAGTTTacgtcactaaaatagtgatctaaaccctCTTATATTTCTTTGGAGGAAGTAGTTATTATACTGGTAAGGCCCACTAGCCCAGTAAGTCTGCCTGCCTCGTGTTAGAGGATATACTCCATAGATAAGCACTCCACGTGAATACTTGCTGGCTAACCCTGTGGTGTAGCAACCAGATGTAGCAAGTAGCCTACATACGGAAAAGGATAGGTGGGAAATATGCCCAGTTGGATTTTCCATTTTACTTAGTGTAGTACGGCTTCCAGGAGTGTTGGCCGAAATGTCCAAAGTCGGTGATCCCCTTTCTCTAGTTTCGCTACTATATGCGCAATTACCTGTTAGAGATACGCACCATGTGTTTCTAGCTACTTTATTTGGAGCTGTACGAAAAAAGCGAAGGCGTTTATATACATATCTTACGTAAAATCCTTTCATATGTCTAGTATTTTGGTATGGAAAAAGGCATACATGTGGAGTGCATCGATGCCATCCATAAACGCCAGATCTAAATAAAGAGTGTTTCGCCACTCGGAAGATCCACCCAAGTTGACATCTACACTTCGCCATTTTTTCCTCTTATCCTTTGTGCACGACATTTTTAAGTAGTCTTCTTGTCGGCGCGCCTGGCCAGCGACTGAAAGGTCGTACTCCGCGTTTAGTGCACACAAGCTCATGCCACCAGCTAGTCTAGTATTAGTATCTTTTTCTTCAATAGACCGAAGTACAGGCGAAGGTGCCGTTTTGGCAACCCTCGCCGCAGAAGTCGGGGCCTAGGCCACACTGCCCATCCTTGCTGCAGGACTTGTTGTCAGGGCACTCCATGCGGTCAGCCTGCTGGCCGCACACCGGAGCCCAGCCGTGGGTGCCATAGGCAAGGCAGCCAAGGAGGGCGCCCAGCATGAGGACCTTCAGAATCATGGCCGGAGATATTATGAACTCCGATATATGTTTGTGTACGGTTGAAGCGCGGACTATATGCATGGCCGCTCCATTTATATAGGCAAGCTCAAGCTGGCATTCCCTTCTTCCTATACTTCTTCATATACTGCACGTGAAAACTTGCTGGCTAGTTGTGATGTAGTAACGCGAACCAATCTATGGTTTGACGGTTAGAGGGACAGTTGTATCCCTAGCCCACCAGAGTTCAAATATATCCTATTATATTCCTTTATGGAGGGAGTAGCATACATAAGAAAAATGATGGGTGGGACATATGCCCAGTTGGATTTTCTTTTTTACTTATTGTAGTACAGCTTCCAGGAGTATTGGTCGAAATGTCAAAAGTTGGTGATCCCCTTTCTCTTGTTTGGctattattttatatatataagCAATAACCTGTTAGAGATACGGACCACGTGCTTCTAGCTACCTTATTTCGAGCTGTACGACAAAAGTGAAGGGATTTATACTTAGCTTACATAGAAACCTTTCGGAGTGCATTTTTATACGAAAAAGACAGACATGTGGAGTGCATGGATTCCATCCATAAACGCCAGATCTAAATAAAGAGTGTTTGAGTTCTACTCAAGTCCAGATATACACTTCACCATTTTTCCTCTCTTATCCTCTGTGCACAACATTTTTAAGTAGTCGTCTTGTCGGCGCGCCTCGCCAGCCTCTGAAAGGTCGTACTACTCTGCTTTTAGTGCACACAAGCTCCTGCCACCGGCTAGTCTAGTAGTAGTATCTTTTTCTTTAGAACAAAGTACATACGCAGGCGGCCAATGAGCACCTCCAAGAGATTGAGATTGACAATGTCAACATATTCGTCCCGTTGTCAATGAAAACGTCTTCGCTTAATAGACGCGCATTACCGGAATCCTAAAATAAATCAAGGAAAATATAATCAACAGGAATATGACCCTGGTGGACTGGAATATTCGCGTCCTCCTAACcattcaaccacaggttggtttgtaATCTGATAGTATTTTTTATTTCTGCCGGTGCACCATAAATGCCCTCACACACCCCCCTCTGATCCAGCTCTCAGGTAGTTTGAATCCATGAGGTTTATCTTAATTTTATGGTATATATCCTGAGTAAATCtagattttaattttaatttttcaaaaaTTGTGAGACCCAAGCTAGTAAAGCTGACATCTCTACAGTTTCAGGTCTACTGTAATTTTTTGTTTGTTAATTTGGCTGATACAGATAATGATCTACTCTAAATGGAAATGTTATGGCAGCTAATCTCTTGCATCGATACAGATAATGATCTACCCATCTTTTCTTATTGTTGGTTGCAGGCTTGCAGCGTCTTACACCTGTGGACTGGCACGTGCATCCACATGCATAGATGCGATCACATCTTAGCCTTTGCATGGCTATTATGGCAGGTCACACGTGCATGCACATGCACAGATGCGATTGCAGCCCGTTATCCCAAGCATGGCCGTGGTTGTAGGATGGGATACCCTCCAATACACGTAAGTCATTAGAAGAAATACTTTACTTTAGCTGGCTTATCAATATTTACCCAGGACATATAAAATGTGTTAGAGGATCTTCAAGAGATCTCCTNNNNNNNNNNNNNNNNNNNNNNNNNNNNNNNNNNNNNNNNNNNNNNNNNNNNNNNNNNNNNNNNNNNNNNNNNNNNNNNNNNNNNNNNNNNNNNNNNNNNNNNNNNNNNNNNNNNNNNNNNNNNNNNNNNNNNNNNNNNNNNNNNNNNNNNNNNNNNNNNNNNNNNNNNNNNNNNNNNNNNNNNNNNNNNNNNNNNNNNNNNNNNNNNNNNNNNNNNNNNNNNNNNNNNNNNNNNNNNNNNNNNNNNNNNNNNNNNNNNNNNNNNNNNNNNNNNNNNNNNNNNNNNNNNNNNNNNNNNNNNNNNNNNNNNNNNNNNNNNNNNNNNNNNNNNNNNNNNNNNNNNNNNNNNNNNNNNNNNNNNNNNNNNNNNNNNNNNNNNNNNNNNNNNNNNNNNNNNNNNNNNNNNNNNNNNNNNNNNNNNNNNNNNNNNNNNNNNNNNNNNNNNNNNNNNNNNNNNNNNNNNNNNNNNNNNNNNNNNNNNNNNNNNNNNNNNNNNNNNNNNNNNNNNNNNNNNNNNNNNNNNNAAGCAAgcgcgcacgcacgcacacacatcgGCGCTCTACGTTTTGATCTCCAACTCCATGGGATCGCCTACTTTCATCTCATACTTCTCATATATTTTCTACCGTCCATTTTACACACATAATTTTTGCTAGCAGAGTAACTCAAGATTCGATACTCTACTGCATACACATTAAAAATTCACCCAACATCTCCAATTCAAAACTTTCAAGTACAATGATTCAAGGCTCGATACATGACACCAAATCCTGATGCAAAGCTTGACACATAACCACAATTTCTAAAGTAGAGCTCAATACATGGCCCGAAAGCTCAAAACTTAAACCATTATCTAACTCCACCATCATGGACGAGAGCCATTATGTTGTCATGTTATTGCCTTACATTGTATTCTTCAACAACCGTCCGTCTAAGCTCAAGTGCCAACTTGTGTTTTTGATATGATGTGAAGGTGCTCTGTCTCTCACTTCTTCCCCCTCTTCATGGCATATGCAATATCATTCTTGTCCGGTCTCCTCAAAGGCCTCCTTAAAAATGCTTCGATCAACGTCTCTCCTTGCAAGTATGTTTTTTCTAAAACAATTTGGGCATTTTTCATatatttgtagttcaaatttgaaatatatcCTTTAAATGCATAGACATTTACTTATTGTCTTAAAATCAACAAAACACTAATGCAAATACCCTTATTTGTGGATGGTAATCAATCATGCATCGTCAGTTGCACACCACTCATAAGAAGGAAAACTATCAGTGGATTGTGCCAAAGAGGGCACACCACTTGAAGTTGGTTACAAGTGGTGAGCATAACAACCCGCATGGCACTAGTAGTGGATTCTATAGGAGTGGCATCCACGCGGTTTTGCACAACACCGTTGTAAGCCATAACCGTGATGTGGGCCCAGCCATGCACACCAATGATATTGTAAATTTCTAGAGGTACTCACATCATTCATCCCCAATCACCTCCCATTCCACATTACAAATGCCACCCTCCCACCAACCTTTAAAAAAACAATTCCTAAAGCCCGGCGCCCCAACCACATCCCCTTTCTTGTTGTCAGATATGCCCCAAATGTATTTATAATTTTAATATGCTAATGCTTCTTTTATATCACCATTGCATCAGTTTGGCACAAATTTTTATCACCTTGTCCCCCTCCTCCAAGCATTCATGGTAAGTTTGGAAAGGTTGGGGTCCAAGATTACACCATCAAAGATGCAACACTCTTTACGATCACACCCAAAAGCTGGCAACACCAGTCACCACTAGCAAGAGCGACGGCCTAACCACACGCTCGGGCACCACCCACCTGCCCAACAAAATTACGGGTAGTCAAACCACAATGTGTGATGCACAGAATGCTAGAGCGTCTGTGAGGACAAAGCAACCTATCGCCTAGGCCAGGTAAGCCCAGCAGGGAACCCCGTTATGCAGCAGATCGAAGAAGGTGCACAAAGTAGCTCACAATAAGGGAAAACAGCTAGGCATGTTACCAGGAAATGGTTTGAAGTGGAGGTCAAGTTGAAAATTGAATGCGGGTCGTCGTCACGTCCAAAGCAGGGCATTTAGGGGATGTGGCGGAAGACCGAGAGCTAAGACCTTGGTAACCGAACGCTTGGTCACCACCACTCGCAAAGTAAGATTAATTGTAGTTGACAACACAAATGATGTAAAAACAAAATGTGAAGGTTCCAACAAGCTCGGGGCTACCACCGTCAAGATCAGGGGTGCGTAGCAAGAACCGCGTAATGCAGCGGGATCACAGATGACGCACAGGGAATCTCGTAGCATGGAGCAAGAATGCACAACCAAGAAGAAAGAAACTGATTTGACATGAGGTTAACCGGGTAGGGGATTGGGGCCATTGTCATGTTCGGGGCCGAGCATTCAGGGGAAGTGCGGAAAAGCCAGTAGCAATGACATTGCATCCAAGCTGCAGTACTCTGCGTGACCACACCCACAACCATTCATCTGTAGCCACCATAAGTTGAAGCTCCACCGTAATCAAATGCTCGAACACTACCACCGATGGAGCAGGAAATGACCAGTTGATACCAACTCCCCGACGCACACAATGTGAGAGCGCCTGCGAGAATAAAAAACTACATGTTGCCAACAGTCAGGGGCTCCCAATAAGGAACCACATGATGCGGCCAGATCGAGGATGATACGTCTCAAATTTATCTATAATTTTCAACTCTTTCATGTGTTggaattattatttatttacttattcataattatgtttatattCTGTGCTATAATTTCAATGACCCTTGAGTCCATATAGCTATGAAGGCCCGAGAAAAACTGATGTGCATGTGAAAGTTTGAGAACAAAATGTTAGAAGAACACTTGTGTTGAACTGACCCAATTGTTGGTATGCTATGATATCCATTTGTCATAAGTTAATGTTTTATAACATAAGAAACTTTTGAGTTACTTCATACTTGTTTCATGAACTTTGtgctttgttaaacgtcatccgtaaaaggTTACGATAGCTCATAGATTCATGGAAAAGTATGACAAGGGTCTAGATAGTTCAAGATTGCGATTTTCTCCTCCAACGATAGAGAGATATTCATAAGGAACTCTTGATGTTATGGTACTCATCATCATCTGGCTGGACATAGTGTTATTTGATCACACGGATGCTGAAACACGGTAACGAGAGAAGACAACAAAACCAGTAACGAGAAAACTTGCATAGTGAAAAAGTTCTTTATTAACAATGATGCCAATAAATCTCACACCGGGTTTTTGTACCATATGACGAAGCAACACGAATAACACATGATAACTAAAGGTTAACTCGAATAACCATTCATGCGGGTATAGGGTTTAATATAGATGTCCATGGTTCCATTATTGATAATTTATCAGAAAGAGTTCTGGTCATGCCCATATGTCCCGGAACCTACAGGGTCACACTCTTAATGGTCATCTATCTGTTTAGTACTAGGAAAGGAGTCCAAGAGAAATTCAATGAAAATGTTTGGAAATACTGACATTGTTTCAGAGAGAAAACCGAAAGTATTTTGGAGAAACCAAAAATTGTTTTCAAGTAAATAATCAAGCCAGAAA is drawn from Triticum dicoccoides isolate Atlit2015 ecotype Zavitan chromosome 4A, WEW_v2.0, whole genome shotgun sequence and contains these coding sequences:
- the LOC119287989 gene encoding agglutinin isolectin 3-like, yielding MILNVLTLGVLLGCLGYGTHGWDPVCGEQAGRMECPDNKCCSKDGQCGLGPDFCGEGCQSGACCVSLRCGSQNDGKTCPNNQCCGQDGVCGFGNEYCGAGCQSGACSQGMQCGSHRPCPGNFCCSHAGWCGLGPPFCGTGCQSGACCSSDLKRCGNRGCGRVCDDNLCCGRDGYCGNGKAYCGGGCQGGPCSCDAAGGGFSHTVQRGLGDS